The stretch of DNA TGTTCAACAAGTATGCGGTACTATGACTGATGTAGAAAAATGCACATGGACAATACAATTTCAAACTTCATtgtttcaggtttttatttgtAGATTTTTGCGTAAATGAAATCACAgtagaaagaagaggaagatgagaaaaagAATAAGATGACATTCTAATATTTATATCACTTTCATAGCATTCATTTGTATTCCTCACATTTCAGTTTGGCAATCCTTCAGAGTCCAGCAATTCATTCTTGTCCAGCCTTCAGTTTTGCTTGCATTGTGTGATCACCCTTTGATCCTCCCATGCAGGGCGGACTCTTAGCCAGGGTGGGATTAGTCCCCCACTGCTCAGGAGTTTTTGCTTGTATAGCCAATGCATGAACACAGCTACTTAACTCTTCCTTCAAAGCCTCATTAACCAGTCGGTGGCGCTGTATCAGTGGCAGACCTTCAAACTGTGAGCTAACAACCAGGACACGGAAGTGAGATTCGGAGCCGGGGGGGACGGCATGCATGTGGCTTTCATTGTGCACCTCCAAGTGGTCCGGCTTGAGTGTGTTGTTGAGTTTGGCTCTGATAGCACTCTCAACGGGACGGCTTGGGTCTGGGTCCATTTGTGGTCTGAAGTGGGCCAAAGGCCGGCTTAAAGCAGGGCTGATGGAAACGGGCCAAACACGGCGCAGAACACTGGGCAGCATCAAGGGGATGTGGCTGGACACCACCCAACAGAAACCTTTTCAATGATGGGACACAAGATTACGTTCTGGCAAGTGTCTATTGTGGTGAGGCTAGGGCAACACAGCTGGTTGAATTGCTCGCTTTAAGCTGAAGTAAGGGTTGGTTATGTTCCTGTGCATTCATAACGTATTCACACACCTTCTCTCTcaacacattttgttatgttgcACTCTTCTGCAACATAAAATCGttctttaaatcatttaaattcATCCCCACTCGTCAGTCGGCTCTCACCACACCAAAATGATATAGAAATAGTATACATGTTGCCCTAAATGATTAACAATGGAGGAATGAGATATCACACCGACTGAGCTAAAACAATTTAGTCCAGTAAATTAGCGAAGAAGCTAAAGTTGAAACGTATAAAAAAATAAGTCTCCACGATTTGTTCACTCAAATAATCCGTGGCTGACGTTGCttattaaaatcattttaaaggtTACACGACATATAAACACGGGAATCTGTTGCTAATTAAAGCTAAAGAGCAGCCGGTGACGTGCTAGCATTAGCGGCTAGCTCTCATCTTAAACATGAGCAGAAAGCGACATAAAATCTTTACAGCTAACAGCTCCTATAATCACATTATTCCTGTAAGTGTTAATTATAACAGGTAGACAGTGAGTGACGAACAAACGTTTGATAAAATGTAgattttgtagtttgtttgttgttgttttttttttttattttagctgctcACCTTGCGACCGACGCCGGTTGAGCCTCCGGAAGCGTTGCGTAGCAAACACCGGAAGTACCAGAGCACAGTGGgatttgtagtttttaatgctttttttttttttttttacgttttccAGAATTTCTGGGAAAAGAggcttttaaataattaataatttcagGTTAGAAATAGTTTCGGGATCAAGTAACAGGTCGATCATATTACATGTTTGCTTCTTCCTCAAGGTCATCCCAGAACAATGTAATGTGATCGactaataatttatttatttattttttgtttcgttttttcaTCTGTAATGTTCAAATCTTAATAAAAATCAGAATCATTTAGTTTCCTGTAATATGAAATCAAGCCACATTGAAAGCCTGCTATGTTTGTGCAGTGCTCAGGTGTTCTGTtacaatatttttcttgttcaaataaagaaatgctAAATGTGTATTGTTCAATTTATACGCTAATAACTTATAAGAAATGACAAAGATCaactatttgtgtttttttacacTTGTTTATTCATCATGGTTCTTTGTTATCCATTGTGATTCCAGAGGGTCAGTTGCACAACACAGTGCAAACCCAATCAAAAATCAGCAATgagaaaatataagaaaaaatcTCACACACCTTTAAACAGAACAGATGTTGTCACATTTAGGCTAACTATGATTCATAACTGGTATTTAACATTGAAGTATTTACTTATATTTCATTCTCATttacaaaatgcacaaaatcaaagacaacatacatcatttttcatttacacttgttttttttttttttttgtgactttttaaatatttattgttcCACAGTTTTTATACTTACAAACAATCAACTACAGTTTCTACAGCACAGTACAATGACAAAGGTGATCATCTTTTTCTTAAATTTACTTAATGGAAATGAAATCTTATTGACAAAAGCCTCAAGACCTAGGGTTGTTTTAGAGAGTACACACAAATGTTAGCTGTTTAGTCCTGTGTCATTATTAAGCCAACACTTAGCATTTTAGTGGACAAGGCCAGCATGTAGTAATGTGCTCTAATTCCCAATAGCTTCATAGGTGAGAATAAGAGACAATTACCCAAACACTTATTGCTTTGTTAACTTTTTGCACTCTCAACTGTCGGTTGCTCAGGCAACAAGTTcattatacaaaaaaaaccctgtaaCATAAGCTAAGATATGTATCTACCAGAGACAATCTTGACTTGGACGGAGCCTGAATTGAGTCACTGAGACAGGTTAGCAATTTAACAGCATGTTGAACAAATGCAGTTTGTAACAGTTATCTTGACATCGTTGGTCTTAATTTCATGGGTGATACAGGATAACATACAGAGAATAGGACTGCTTACGCTTAGCTTTTATATTTGTACAGTTAATGTGCATTCATATACTATTAGTGTACTTTTATGAGGGAATCTGGGACATTTTTGCTTCTGAATTGCCGGCCACTTTTGGCTTCTAAAACCATTATTTCTTGCAGTTCTAAAACAAGAGTACTGGACTCCTAAAGACATAATGTCAAATTGTAAAAGTAGCCTTAATTACCACATACATCAGTAAGTCCCGTTCCTCTTGTGTAACTTGACCAATAGCTGAAAACCTAAAAGGACAGATTGCAAGATAGGATATTCTCAGGGGTCAGAAGGTTTTAAGAGCTACCTTTTTAGTTACATGatagttatttttatatttacatatatttatatctataaCTGAGAATTGATGGTGTAATGTGTAAACTCAGGCCATACAAAATATTTGGCAATAATCAATGAGAGGTGGTACCCATGGCACACTGACAGATAATGGGTGGGATGTCAAATTTGAAATCAGATTAGAGCGGCACAGATTGAAATGGTGAAATGTTCGGGGCAGGTCATCAAAGCTCGAAGCACCTATGTTCACAACTGCACTCGTGTTCTCAATATTCTCTTTTGGTGGGTTTTGGTCTTTGTGCTCTTGCTAAGCACTCACCTGGGTCTTCATTCAATTACTAGCAAGGCTACATCAGGACGTGTCTTGGAGCACTCAAGGCATTCACAATTGTGCATGTACAACAGTGTACACTTAGTGCAATGGGTCGTCTATTTTTTTCAACTGTCTTGAGTCTACATATGGCTGCTATCCTACAAAATGGCAGTttggacaaaaacacattagcttgttctttgtttttttttttttattaatctgacATGTCAAtgattgtttactttttttttttcttttctcttatcATGCAATTGTGAACATATCACTCTCACTTTTCTACCTCAGGGGAATGTGGCGATAATTTTCGCCAACACTCTGTGCTGTTTGTTACCTGTGTGGGATTTATGACAATCAGCCCTTGGCAGTGAGTTCTCTTCAGTGAATATCATGTTGTAACTAGCTACATTTGTATAATAAAGCACAAGTAAACACAAGGTCCCAGTGCACTCAAAATTCATAGCTTCATTAGCAGAATAATCTTTCTCAACTCTAATTAATCCTCACCATTCAACATGTTCAATGCCCAAAGGACGCACACATCCCAAGTTGGGATAATATAAAATAGAACagttctgttgtttttacttcACATGCAGAATTTCTTTGACACTTTCTTGATCCAAGAGTGATAAACAAGTCGGACAACTCCAGTATAATATCCCACTGTGCTCAGTTATCAATATAAGACAACTACCCCACATCTGTTAACCAATAAAAGAGAGTTTGCCACATTTGAAatgggaaaagacaaaaacgtaaacaaatcaataaaataaaatctcaaaattTGCAGAGAGGTTCAATATTGCACAAAGAAGCACGCTCACATTAATATAAACATTCAGTTCACACAAGGAATTAGATTATAGTTTATCTGTCATCTCTTACACACTTAACACACTTTGTGGCTGcgctgaaaacaagaaaattttAAGTGTAACCTTTCtgtgtagcttttttttttgaccttttgATTGCTTTCACATCTAACAGTAATAGATTTAGGTGAATAAAGGAGTGTGCTCCAAGGAGAGTGGGATTTGTCAGTGTTAGTGGCATCACTGTTAATAACAGTATAAACCATGGGTTAGACATGTCTAACCATTATGGCAACTTAAGCCAAACCAATCAATAAGCAAATGCAACATGTTAACATGTTGTATATTcttaattttcattaaattacatACATACTTTGTGACATGCATAACACCctccaaaacatattttataagaGACAAGCATACCATAAGTCTGGGAGGAGAGGTACTAAAAAGGCATTTCTTACAAAGGGATCTAGAGTACGATTGAAAAATTATGACTGAGTGGGAGTTCCTAAACATTTTCATGGAATCACGGAAACGTTAGGGACATTCACATTGGCTAATGGTTGTGCTTCAAATGTAAATTTCCACAGATTAGCTTCGCCTTTGGGAAGAAATGGTAATCGTGACAGTGAATTCGATTTTGGTTGTTCTGATGACTGTTCAGAAGTGATCAAACAACGGTGACTTAAAGGGAAAAACTTGATTTATCTCTTTATCGCAGTCTAGcgataacaaaagaaaattggAATGTTCTATAATCTATAAAAATGGCAGTCAAAGTCAAAAATGCTTcaaatcaaagcataaaatGTCCAATTCATGATTCTACGTCCAAGAATGACAACGTATTTAAGACTTGATAGGTGACTTGAATTTTGCTCGGAGGGATGGAGGTGACTACAGAGAACTCTGCAACAATGGCTAGTGATCATTTCTATGAGTCTATGTGCATGAGTCTTGAGGAGACCCCCATGACCTGACCTCCAACCCCGGATGTATGTGCTTATACTGGAGGGAACAAAGGTAAATGTGCAGTTGTACTGTAGGAATATAAAAAACCCTCCGTCAACACCTCAACATTATGCGTTATCACCAAATTCGgagcaataataaataaattgtctCGATCTGCTCAAAGTTTATTCAGGCGGTATGATGTTTTGTCACAGCTCCACTCTATAGCGTGGAGGGGTACCACAAACAAACTGTACTTTGCAAATAAGAGGGAGGGGTTAGAGGGTAGGACCTGGAGGGCTCTTGAGCTGTTCATTCACAGTGTGGCGAAACTCTTCTGCCCCCTGGAAAGTCGTTGGCGCCACACTATTGCAGCACCTGCCCCCGCGTCTCTGGCAGTTTGAGGGCCAGAAAACTGCCCACCGCCAGCGCCCCCGAAGCAAAGAGTATGGGCACTGCCTTGGTTATACCAACGAACGAGGTGAAGATGCTTATGCCCAAAACAGCCGCTAGTTTACAAAGGGCATTAAGGAAGCCAAATGCTGTGgttctgttaaaaaaagaaaaaggagataGATACAGAAGACAAAATGAGTTTCattgatattaaataaaaaacaatcagTGGAGCAATACAGCAATGGAAGCTTCATCTCtcaatttacatttatataaatacacGTCAGTTCTACATTAGTGCggccattttctctctcacattaACTGTGAAGGGGAAACTCAGAACTGTGTTCACACATTTGATTCCAGATGCTGTAGTATCTGTATGTGGTCACAGGATGGAGCTAGatctcataaaataaaaactcctcAACGAGGCAAAACAAAAGATGCATGTTCCTGCTTTGGTGAAATACGTTCCACAAATACGTTTTTGTGTCCTATGAGGCTTAATTTCAACCAGCAGATGAAATTAGCACATGTGAACTCTGCATTTTAAGGGGGGAGAATAAAAAATAGAAGTGCCTCCTGCTGAAGCCTTTAGGTGGCAACAAGATGGCTAAATGTAATACATCACAAGAACCACCAATGATTTCATCCCACAATGTCACCCATCCCTTGAAACCAACCAGTTACTGTGGGGTAACTCTTGTGACATCACTTAACACGTTATCAGGCGTTGCTGATCACGTCTTCGCGGTGTCAAGGAGATTTCAGGCCAGGCCTGAGGCACCTACCTCTTGTCAGAAGGGTAGAGCTCCACAGTTAGCACATCCAGGGCGTTCCAGGAGGCAATGCTGATTCCCCCGAACAGGCAGAGCAGCGCAATCATGGCTGACTCGCTGTTGCCAAAGGACAGGAAGAAGCAGCTGATGCAAGATATCACACTGGAGCCCGCTGTAGACAAATGGGGGAAAGGAGGTGTTAGAAAAGACTGACACGGAGGAGAGCCTGCATAATTTAACTggcttttgtttagtttttttctaaaGATTTGATACGCAAGAGACATTATCTCAGTGGTTCTCTGTCCTATTTAGTTACtgtgcaaaaaaatgtaatatttctgtgtcctaaaaagagagaaaatgtctcTTAGTTAGAACATGTCAGCTCAACAGCTGACAAAACCTTTAAGGACATGTACTTTAGTACATAACAAGGTATTCATTGATGCAGAGAGTGAAGATGAAGTgatttcacagaataaaaaggCTTGTTTCCCCAGATCCTGCAAACAAAAGGCTGTTAAAGACAGTTTCGTCTCTCGATTATTATGCTGTTTGTGACTATTTCAGCCTCAACTCTGAAAACACTTGACATCATTTACCGCTCTCAACTTGATAATCGTAGCTGCTCTCTTAATGTGGACTGGCCTTGGCTCTGTGAAGCAAGCAATGTTGGCTTTCTGTTATTTATGTCGTACCTCTAATAGTTTTTTATTAGTCCCCAAGTCTCACCAGGAGACAAGGAACTTTTTCTACAGGCAGACTTTGGTGACTTTTTCCCCCCTAACTTTTAGTCTCATCAGCTtgacagcagcaaacaaaaactgtgcCTATCTAACATATACTTAGCATCTTTTAACATTTACAAATTAACCCTCATCCTTCTTCCCTTTGAACACACTTCAGGCCCTGCACACGTGTTACCTAGCATCCTTAGTCGTCCGATCTTGTCCATGAGCAGCGCGGAGACAATGTTGCCCGGCAACACGGCCAAGGTGCCCAGGAAACTGACAAAGTAGACCATGTATGCATTGTTGTCATCACTGACATCACTGAGCATGCAGCCCTCCTTGTTGTGCAGGAAAGTGCTGTTGATGAGCTTGCAATTGATCAATCTGTACTTGAAGAGATCTGGAGACAAAAGCAGgcacagaagagaaagaagcaggAGAAGGGGTTGATTAACTCAACCAATTATAAAATCTTACACTTAATTCCAGTAATAGAACTACCGTCTTTGGCAACTATGGTAGTGTGAATTAttggcatttgtttttttgtgttttttttataccaaGTAAGTTTTCTCAAGAGTCCTCAtccaaaaaaaatctcacagcAGACATTTCTCTTCCTCGGCTCGTCAGCAGCATGCCAGCAGCCGATGAAGTTGATCAGATAAACATTTGTTGAGAAAAATCAAACCCCaaatggagagacagacagacagacagacagacagacagacaagatgACATGACACAGTGAATTCAGTTTTCTCTGCAAAGATGCTCAAAGGAGCTATTTTAGGAGAcggacattttatttaaatattttcaaatacgTTGCTGAACGCTAactgttttctgcagctctttttgTATGTATGTCGACTTAGTACGTGTGCTAGCTGTCCGATccttcttttattgttttcccTGAGGTTTCTTCCATCTGTTCCCAGTAAAAgatcttttgtgttgtttctgtgttttcatttatctgACTCAAGTCCCTAAAGACAGAAGGTGTCTTGTACATCctgtaaaaactgttttagaAATCCTCAGTTCTGGTTGGCAAAGTGGTGACGAAGTGATCATTTGGGCATATAGGAAACATTTAATCTAATCTCAACTAATTTTCTTACTTTCACATCTTTTCAAAGCTCAACATATTTTGCAAAGTGACTGTTTCTGTTAACATGATGCCATAACTACACAGCCCAACCTCACGCACCATGTGGTCGATACCCCATCATCCCACATTCAAATATTAAGATACACCATGGCAACTATCTATCAGCTTTGACGGAGATAAGCCCCAACTAGCAAACAAGTTTCTAATTCTCTTTCCAATGAGCTCCTGGCCAGCACTGATAGCAGCAGTGAGTGATTGCATGACGCGTGTAAACACTGCAAACAGCCAACAAAGCAACAGGTAGGTAGGTCTGGCTGATGTGTGCGCACAGCTGTAGACTCTGTAGAGGCATGAGTTCCTTTTTCCAGATAGAAATTGAAAACGCACAGCTCTAATAAATTCTTTTGTCTCACTTTAGCGGATTAAACCAATCGACAGTTTGAGGCGAGAGACAGATTTTAAAACTCAAAGTAATCATTATAGGTTGCTAGGAGACATTGCAGCTCTGCAAAGCTACATTTAGTACAGTGAGCCATTTTGACAA from Echeneis naucrates chromosome 6, fEcheNa1.1, whole genome shotgun sequence encodes:
- the bola1 gene encoding bolA-like protein 1; the protein is MLPSVLRRVWPVSISPALSRPLAHFRPQMDPDPSRPVESAIRAKLNNTLKPDHLEVHNESHMHAVPPGSESHFRVLVVSSQFEGLPLIQRHRLVNEALKEELSSCVHALAIQAKTPEQWGTNPTLAKSPPCMGGSKGDHTMQAKLKAGQE